In Tachypleus tridentatus isolate NWPU-2018 chromosome 7, ASM421037v1, whole genome shotgun sequence, a genomic segment contains:
- the LOC143254983 gene encoding sphingosine kinase 1-like, whose amino-acid sequence MEGLESEYVSSCSPMPSTSALLEDMFVLHNTKCVVNVKLTQKNIILVHPSPTKNNRYEETVIKISDVVGCHIMKEKKTTLKDADSLDRSIYLCLYCYPLRLRGKLQKQLQRVRETITLEIKKHQQEEENVNVAKRWQKALLLLLKSGETVYLQGIQELPPQRNLLIFVNPRSGPGKALEVFRERVVPVLAESDIKYKLVVTDRSNCARDFVKTQNLAAWNGVVVVSGDGLLYEVFNGIMERSDWTTAIKTPVGIIPGGSGNGLARAISYAQGEPYGRKTVISSVLNLIHGRVSPMDLVRVSTAKETLYSFLSIGWGIMADIDIESEKLRAIGEARFGLWAIVRSIGLRKYSGRLSYLPLDGYLPNAVKQLTSQHRMKRSSTSGGSEYVTTSHEERKDSIKKKIQQLVRSKSLNFTFEEETSKESVSKLFTNKKISDSSSLENSNSSSDFMVEPERTYFLGDEVTVTHQSDVHPAGACSEQIETSSGQTASWNDVLQLSAVTVNGESYDIPNSSEKTCSDAAQSSLLPPINQPLPSNWVVVEGDFIMVYASHQTHLGTDVFFAPNAKLDDGLMWLVIIQAGVSRVQVINFLLSLQNGKHVDIPYVTMIPVRAFRLEPFSTEGYMTVDGEVVDCVPLQAEVLPSLARIMTR is encoded by the exons ATGGAAGGTTTGGAAAGCGAATATGTTTCTTCTTGCTCACCAATGCCATCAACGTCTGCTTTATTAGAAGACATGTTCGTATTGCATAATACGAAATGTGTCGTCAACGTTAAACTGACTCAAAAGAATATCATTTTGGTACATCCTTCACCTACAAAAAATAATCGCTATGAAGAAACTGTCATCAAAATAAGTGACGTAGTGGGGTGCcatataatgaaagaaaaaaaaacaactctaaaaGATGCTGATTCGTTAGATCGTTCAATATATCTATGTTTGTATTGTTATCCTTTACGTTTAAGGGGTAAACTTCAAAAGCAGTTACAGCGAGTGCGGGAAACTATcactttggaaataaaaaaacatcaacaagAGGAAGAAAATGTGAACGTTGCTAAAAGATGGCAGAAAGCTCTGTTGTTGTTACTGAAATCTGGTGAAACTGTTTATCTTCAAG gtatcCAAGAACTGCCTCCTCAGAGAAAtctgttaatttttgttaatcCAAGAAGTGGGCCAGGAAAAGCTCTGGAAGTTTTTAGAGAGCGTGTTGTCCCTGTTCTAGCTGAGAGTGATATTAAATACAAGCTTGTTGTTACAG ACCGTTCCAACTGTGCAAGAGACTTTGTCAAAACACAAAATCTAGCAGCATGGAATGGGGTTGTTGTGGTCTCTGGTGATGGTCTTTTATATGAG gTTTTCAATGGTATAATGGAAAGAAGTGATTGGACCACAGCAATCAAGACTCCAGTTGGAATTATACCAGGTGGATCTGGAAATGGACTTGCCAGGGCAATTAGCTATGCTCAAGG GGAGCCATATGGTAGAAAAACAGTCATCTCAAGTGTATTGAATTTAATTCATGGAAGGGTGTCTCCAATGGATTTGGTCCGTGTGTCCACAGCAAAAGAAACATTGTATTCCTTTCTTTCTATTGGTTGGGGTATTATGGCTGATATTGACATTGAGTCTGAAAAGTTGCGAGCAATAGGAGAGGCTAGGTTTGGTTTATGGGCTATTGTTAGGTCTATTG GTTTGAGAAAGTACAGTGGAAGGCTTTCCTATCTACCTCTTGATGGTTATTTGCCAAATGCAGTGAAACAACTGACATCTCAGCACAGGATGAAGAGAAGTTCTACTTCTGGAGGCAGTGAATACGTAACAACTTCTCATGAAGAAAGAAAagattcaattaaaaaaaaaatccaacagtTGGTGAGgtcaaaaagtttgaatttcacCTTCGAAGAAGAGACAAGTAAAGAAAGTGTAAGTAAACTGTTTACGAATAAAAAGATTTCTGACTCTTCTTCACTAGAAAATTCAAATTCATCATCAGATTTTATGGTAGAACCAGAAAGGACATATTTTTTGGGTGATGAGGTAACGGTGACCCACCAAAGTGATGTACATCCTGCTGGAGCATGTTCTGAGCAAATTGAAACAAGCTCTGGACAAACAGCTAGTTGGAATGACGTTCTTCAACTGTCTGCTGTAACTGTAAATGGTGAATCTTATGACATTCCAAATTCTTCTGAAAAAACGTGTAGTGATGCAGCTCAAAGTTCACTGCTGCCACCAATTAACCAACCTTTGCCATCTAACTGGGTTGTTGTTGAAGGGGACTTCATTATGGTGTATGCTTCTCATCAAACTCATCTTGGTACTGACGTGTTCTTTGCCCCAAATGCCAAGTTAGATGATGGGTTGATGTGGTTAGTCATTATCCAGGCAGGTGTTTCCAGAGTTCAAGTGATAAACTTCTTGCTTTCACTACAAAATGGTAAACATGTGGATATTCCATATGTAACTATGATACCTGTTCGTGCATTTCGACTGGAACCATTTTCTACAGAAGGTTACATGACAGTTGACGGAGAGGTTGTCGACTGTGTTCCTTTACAAGCTGAGGTGTTGCCATCCCTTGCCAGGATAATGACTCGATGA
- the LOC143254984 gene encoding uncharacterized protein LOC143254984 — protein MRAQVISMDVNKRRIFCQMTKWPNRHHSCGSWSQPKAENNPSMPTQKQRLSTCAKNLVILSWRLRKTEIFVPGDSKHHSCSLEPSNSAFIFDRFKSLTRWFNSDCVMRCGSPEKHGSKSGSLLLPVSCIAVSSSKVHSSGGFGIGILSSCDTSLIAEGRLGYSIDFLFLSGKPDTLVKQK, from the exons ATGCGCGCGCAAGTTATTTCAATGGATGTAAATAAGAGGCGGAT tttttgccaaatgacAAAGTGGCCAAATAGAcaccactcttgcgggtcatggtcacaacccaaagcagagaacaatccttcgatgccaacacagaaacagagactgtcaacttgtgcaaagaatttggttatattatcttggcggcttcgaaaaacagaaattttcgtacctggtgacagcaaacaccattcctgcagtctcgaacccagcaattcggcttttatTTTTGACAGATTCAAATCTTTGACCAGAtggtttaattctgactgtgttatgagatgtggatcgcctgagaagcacggttcaaaatccggatcattGTTACTGCCAGTTTCCTGCATTGCCGTTTCTTcatctaaggtccattcctctggtggtttcggaattggaataCTGTCGTCATGTGACACgagtctcattgctgaaggcagattagggtattcaattgacttcttgtttttgtcagggaaaccagacacattagtcaaacagaagtaa